A single genomic interval of Alistipes provencensis harbors:
- a CDS encoding hybrid sensor histidine kinase/response regulator transcription factor, which translates to MGKFYPLVFALCCGVFLSRAQSIHFDRLDINDGLSQNTVTSIIQDDKGFMWFGTKDGLCRYDGKSFKTFMHDPRLTTGLGNSLIKCLVQDHDHKIWVGTDSGLYVYDPVTENFSDVPLYAADGKLVTKPISILECDRDGRVWIVVENSDIFCCDPQTREVVSRYKPRKPLRSFAVDKNGVIWFAGYGGGLYYTEDLFRNVKPFLDAGGQEIYPKDIISFICLSDYNGMYLGLEEHGVVKVDLVTGTVTRLRLSDNPDAPLFVRHILPYSPDELWIGTESGIVVYNIRTRRYQHLKSSPYDPYSLSDNAVYSLCKDREGGLWIGSFFGGINYLPQRNSDFEKYYHTDDPHSLRGRRVREICPGSDGRLWIGTEDAGLYTFDPATRSFGFFAPSREFTNVHGLLMDGDNLWVSTFSKGIRVIDTKTGRIRKYDNDNKPGRLFSNYVFALYKTNSGRIYVGTMHGLQYYNRETDRFLHVPEINGGKMVHDIREDSDGNLWVGTSSNGVYRYDVRSNVWMQFLHDADDPNSLPYDNVTSVFEDSNRQIWLTTEGSGFCRFDPVRNAFVRYGTFDGMPSDVVFQIIEDDQGCFWITTDRGLAAFDPRAGRVRRVYTVTDRLLSNQFNYKSGYKSPDGTIYFGCIEGLVSFNPETLLGRKTDYVPPIYITDFSLLDEKIVVGARNSPLRKSIIYSDSIRLKYNQNSLVLQIAALSYREQQTDRLLYKLEGFDDKWRQYTPGNATITYSKIPYGKYSFRVRLPAGSGDADAGIEKRLFIEVSPPFYLSVAAYVVYGLLALGVFVLVGLYHTRRNVRRQQQHIQAFEREKERELYNAKISFFTNIAHEIRTPLTLIKGPLENILAKQSMDRDMAEDLIVMDRNTNRLLDLTNQLLDFQKIEKEHLSLNLTRQNVSDLVEETFYRFSSSAKQQHKTFELDLGGVEAYAQIDREAFTKILSNLLNNALKYSETMIRVELAMLDNAFRITVTNDGEVVPPEMREAIFAPFFRHARKDESTGTGIGLALSRSLAELHHGTLAMGADRELNVFVLTLPLSRQAAECAGEVVSEEDSESVIDERGDFGWEAYSVLVVEDNPEMCAFIRRQLSESYSVFTAENGVEALELLEKNFINLIISDIMMPRMDGIELCRRVKNDLRYSHIPLILLSAKTNLHSKISGMDAGADAYVEKPFSSNYLLSVIASLIKNRQKLSEAFSKNPLVLANTMATSSADTDFIVRLQEIIHANLSDPEFKINDIAEMVHMSRASFYRKIKGVLDMTPNDYLRLERLKTAARLLRDKRYHINEVCYMVGFNSTSYFAKCFQKQFGVLPKKFATDATE; encoded by the coding sequence ATGGGAAAATTTTACCCGCTTGTTTTTGCGCTTTGCTGCGGCGTTTTCCTGAGCCGTGCGCAGTCGATCCATTTCGACCGGCTGGACATCAACGACGGTTTGTCGCAGAATACGGTTACCTCGATCATTCAGGACGACAAAGGCTTCATGTGGTTCGGCACGAAGGACGGTCTGTGCCGCTACGACGGAAAGTCGTTCAAGACTTTCATGCACGATCCCCGCCTCACTACCGGACTGGGGAACAGCCTGATCAAATGCCTTGTTCAGGACCACGACCACAAGATCTGGGTCGGCACGGACTCGGGACTTTATGTTTATGACCCCGTGACGGAGAACTTCTCCGATGTGCCGCTCTACGCCGCCGACGGGAAGCTGGTCACCAAGCCCATTTCGATCCTCGAATGCGACAGGGACGGTCGTGTCTGGATCGTCGTGGAGAACAGTGACATTTTCTGCTGCGACCCGCAGACCCGTGAGGTCGTGAGCCGTTACAAACCGCGGAAACCGCTGCGCAGCTTCGCGGTCGACAAGAACGGGGTCATCTGGTTCGCCGGCTACGGCGGCGGACTTTACTACACCGAAGACCTGTTTCGGAACGTAAAACCGTTCCTCGACGCCGGCGGGCAGGAGATTTACCCCAAGGATATCATCTCTTTCATCTGCCTGAGCGACTACAACGGAATGTATCTCGGGCTGGAGGAACACGGTGTGGTGAAAGTGGACCTCGTCACCGGGACGGTCACCCGGCTGCGGCTGTCGGATAATCCCGATGCGCCGCTGTTCGTGCGGCATATCCTGCCGTATTCGCCCGACGAGCTGTGGATCGGAACCGAGTCGGGCATTGTCGTTTACAACATCCGCACCCGGCGCTACCAGCATCTGAAAAGTTCCCCTTACGACCCCTATTCGCTCTCGGATAACGCCGTTTACTCGCTTTGCAAGGACCGTGAGGGCGGGTTGTGGATCGGTTCTTTTTTCGGGGGCATCAACTACCTGCCTCAGCGGAATTCCGATTTCGAAAAGTACTACCACACCGACGATCCGCACAGCCTCCGGGGGCGTCGCGTGCGGGAAATCTGCCCGGGCAGCGACGGACGGCTCTGGATCGGCACGGAGGACGCCGGGCTTTACACGTTCGATCCCGCGACCCGTTCGTTCGGTTTCTTCGCCCCGAGCCGGGAGTTTACCAACGTCCACGGACTGCTGATGGATGGGGATAACCTCTGGGTGAGCACTTTTTCGAAAGGTATCCGGGTGATCGACACCAAAACGGGCCGCATCCGTAAATACGATAACGACAACAAGCCGGGGCGGCTGTTCAGCAACTACGTCTTCGCGCTCTACAAGACCAACAGCGGACGTATCTATGTGGGAACCATGCACGGACTTCAGTATTATAACCGCGAGACGGACCGTTTTCTGCATGTTCCGGAGATCAACGGCGGCAAGATGGTTCACGACATTCGAGAGGATTCGGACGGGAACCTGTGGGTGGGAACCTCGTCCAACGGCGTCTACCGCTACGATGTCCGCAGCAATGTCTGGATGCAGTTCCTGCACGACGCCGACGATCCGAACTCACTGCCCTATGATAATGTCACGAGCGTTTTCGAGGACAGCAACCGGCAGATATGGCTCACTACCGAAGGCTCGGGCTTCTGCCGTTTCGATCCGGTCCGGAACGCCTTCGTCCGTTACGGGACTTTCGACGGGATGCCCAGCGATGTCGTTTTCCAGATCATCGAGGACGACCAAGGCTGCTTCTGGATCACGACCGACCGGGGGCTGGCAGCGTTCGATCCCCGGGCGGGCCGTGTCCGGCGGGTCTACACCGTGACCGACCGCCTGTTGAGCAACCAGTTCAATTATAAGTCGGGCTACAAGTCTCCGGACGGAACCATCTATTTCGGCTGTATCGAAGGGCTGGTTTCCTTCAATCCCGAGACGCTTCTGGGCCGCAAGACTGATTATGTGCCGCCGATCTACATCACGGATTTCTCGTTGCTCGACGAAAAGATCGTCGTCGGGGCCCGGAACTCTCCGTTGCGCAAGAGCATCATCTATTCGGATTCGATCCGCCTGAAATACAACCAGAACTCTCTGGTGCTGCAGATCGCCGCCCTGAGCTACCGCGAGCAGCAGACCGACCGCCTGCTCTATAAACTCGAGGGCTTCGATGACAAGTGGCGGCAGTACACGCCCGGGAACGCCACGATCACCTATTCGAAAATCCCCTATGGTAAATACAGCTTCCGGGTGCGGCTCCCGGCCGGTTCCGGCGATGCGGATGCGGGAATCGAGAAGCGGCTTTTCATTGAGGTTTCGCCGCCGTTCTATCTCTCCGTGGCGGCCTATGTCGTCTACGGGCTGCTCGCGCTGGGTGTGTTCGTGCTGGTCGGGCTTTACCACACCCGCCGCAACGTCCGTCGTCAGCAGCAGCACATACAGGCTTTCGAGCGCGAAAAGGAGCGGGAGCTTTACAACGCCAAGATCAGCTTTTTCACCAATATCGCGCATGAGATCCGTACGCCGCTGACGCTGATCAAAGGACCTTTGGAGAACATCCTCGCCAAGCAGTCGATGGACCGGGACATGGCCGAGGATTTGATCGTCATGGATCGCAATACCAACCGTCTGCTCGACCTTACGAACCAGTTGCTGGATTTCCAGAAGATCGAGAAGGAGCATTTGTCGCTCAACCTGACCCGGCAGAACGTCTCGGACCTCGTCGAAGAGACTTTCTACCGGTTCAGCTCTTCGGCCAAGCAGCAGCACAAAACCTTTGAACTGGATCTGGGCGGTGTGGAGGCCTATGCGCAGATCGACCGCGAAGCCTTCACCAAGATTCTGAGCAACCTGCTGAACAATGCCTTGAAATATTCGGAAACGATGATCCGCGTCGAACTGGCGATGCTGGACAACGCCTTCCGGATCACGGTGACCAACGACGGCGAGGTCGTGCCTCCGGAGATGCGTGAGGCTATCTTCGCCCCGTTTTTCCGCCATGCCCGCAAGGACGAATCGACGGGAACGGGCATCGGACTGGCGTTGTCGCGTTCGCTGGCCGAACTGCACCACGGTACGTTGGCGATGGGCGCCGATAGGGAACTGAATGTGTTCGTGCTGACACTCCCGCTCAGCAGACAGGCGGCGGAGTGTGCCGGGGAGGTTGTTTCGGAGGAGGATTCCGAGAGCGTTATCGACGAGCGGGGCGATTTCGGTTGGGAGGCTTACAGCGTTCTGGTCGTCGAGGACAATCCCGAGATGTGCGCCTTCATCAGGCGGCAGTTGTCGGAAAGCTATTCGGTGTTCACGGCCGAGAACGGCGTCGAGGCGCTGGAACTGCTGGAAAAGAATTTCATCAACCTGATTATCAGTGATATCATGATGCCAAGGATGGACGGTATCGAACTTTGCCGGCGGGTTAAGAACGATCTGCGTTACAGTCACATACCCCTGATTCTGCTGTCGGCGAAGACGAACCTCCATTCGAAAATATCGGGCATGGATGCCGGGGCCGACGCTTATGTCGAGAAACCTTTTTCATCGAATTATCTGCTGTCGGTGATTGCCAGCCTGATCAAGAACCGGCAGAAATTGAGCGAGGCTTTCTCGAAAAATCCCCTCGTGCTGGCCAATACCATGGCGACCTCCTCGGCGGATACGGATTTTATCGTCCGGCTTCAGGAGATCATTCACGCCAACCTCAGCGACCCCGAGTTCAAGATCAACGATATCGCCGAGATGGTACACATGAGCCGGGCGAGTTTCTACCGCAAGATCAAGGGCGTGCTGGATATGACTCCGAATGACTACCTGCGGCTCGAACGGCTGAAAACCGCGGCCCGGCTGCTCAGGGACAAGCGTTACCACATCAACGAAGTCTGTTACATGGTCGGGTTCAACTCCACGTCCTATTTTGCAAAGTGTTTCCAGAAGCAGTTCGGCGTACTTCCGAAGAAATTTGCGACCGATGCGACCGAGTGA
- a CDS encoding cytidine deaminase has translation MEKQFCFDYEHYAALAELPEADRRLVAEAGRATANAHAPYSKFHVGAAARLRSGKILYGSNFESEVYPAGLCAERTLLFYAQANYADDPIETLAIASDPSERECYPCGQCRQVMVDVERRQGSPMRVIMSGHGTATVLDSASRLLPFTFIL, from the coding sequence ATGGAAAAGCAGTTTTGTTTCGACTATGAACACTATGCGGCGCTCGCGGAGCTTCCCGAAGCCGACCGCCGGCTGGTCGCCGAGGCCGGACGCGCCACGGCCAATGCGCATGCGCCCTACTCGAAGTTCCATGTAGGAGCTGCCGCGCGGCTGCGCAGCGGAAAGATTCTCTACGGCAGCAATTTCGAAAGCGAAGTCTATCCCGCGGGCCTCTGCGCCGAGCGGACGCTGCTGTTTTACGCTCAGGCCAACTACGCCGACGATCCGATCGAGACGCTGGCCATCGCCTCGGATCCCTCGGAGCGCGAGTGTTATCCCTGCGGCCAGTGCCGGCAGGTGATGGTCGACGTCGAACGCCGTCAGGGCTCGCCGATGCGGGTCATCATGAGCGGCCACGGCACGGCGACGGTGCTCGATTCGGCTTCGCGGCTGCTGCCATTCACCTTTATCCTGTAA
- a CDS encoding RluA family pseudouridine synthase: protein MFTPDDILYEDNHLLIVNKHCGDLVQPDPSGESALEDQIKAFIKGRDAKPGEVFLGVVHRIDRPVSGVVLFAKTSKALVRLNEMIREGRIHKVYWALTEATPDPESGELCHYILRDGKTNRSRAYDAPKGDAKQARLRYATLGAGTNYTLVEVELLTGRHHQIRAQLSKIGCPIRGDLKYGARRSLPGGGISLHSRRVEFEHPVRREPVSVMAPVPAGDNLWAYFENL from the coding sequence ATGTTCACTCCCGACGATATACTCTACGAGGACAATCACCTGCTGATCGTCAACAAACACTGCGGCGATCTGGTGCAGCCCGATCCTTCGGGCGAAAGCGCTTTGGAGGACCAGATCAAGGCCTTCATCAAAGGGCGCGACGCGAAACCCGGCGAGGTGTTCCTCGGCGTGGTGCACCGCATCGACCGTCCGGTGAGCGGTGTCGTGCTTTTCGCCAAGACGTCGAAGGCGCTGGTTCGCCTGAACGAGATGATCCGCGAAGGCCGTATCCATAAGGTCTACTGGGCGCTGACCGAAGCCACGCCCGATCCCGAGAGCGGCGAGTTGTGCCACTATATCCTGCGCGACGGCAAGACCAACCGTTCGCGGGCTTACGACGCTCCGAAGGGCGATGCCAAGCAGGCGCGCCTGCGCTATGCGACGCTCGGGGCGGGCACGAACTATACGCTCGTGGAGGTCGAACTGCTGACGGGCCGCCACCACCAGATTCGGGCCCAGCTCTCGAAGATCGGGTGTCCGATCCGCGGCGATCTGAAATACGGCGCCCGGCGCTCTCTGCCCGGGGGCGGCATTTCGCTCCATTCGCGCCGTGTCGAATTCGAACATCCCGTGCGGCGTGAGCCCGTTTCGGTCATGGCTCCCGTGCCTGCGGGCGACAACCTGTGGGCCTATTTCGAAAACCTGTAA
- the dtd gene encoding D-aminoacyl-tRNA deacylase: MRLLIQRVKHASVTIDGEVRSRIGAGLLALVGVGNDDGAEDIEYLAGKLTRLRIFDDEAGVMNLDVVQTGGEVLVVSQFTLQASTRKGNRPSYIHAAPEAVSRPLYEQFAARVAELLGREVATGEFGADMQVGLVNDGPVTIWMDSKHKE; encoded by the coding sequence ATGCGACTGCTGATCCAGCGTGTGAAACACGCATCCGTCACCATCGACGGCGAAGTCCGCTCCCGGATCGGCGCCGGACTGCTGGCACTGGTCGGCGTCGGGAACGACGACGGCGCGGAGGACATCGAGTACCTCGCGGGGAAACTGACGCGGCTGCGCATCTTCGACGACGAGGCCGGGGTGATGAACCTCGATGTCGTGCAGACCGGCGGCGAAGTGCTGGTCGTGAGCCAGTTCACGCTTCAGGCCTCTACACGCAAAGGTAACCGCCCGAGTTATATTCATGCGGCTCCCGAAGCCGTTTCACGGCCCCTCTACGAGCAGTTTGCGGCCCGTGTCGCGGAGCTGCTGGGGCGGGAGGTCGCCACGGGCGAATTCGGGGCCGACATGCAGGTCGGGCTGGTCAACGACGGCCCGGTGACGATCTGGATGGATTCGAAACACAAAGAATAA
- a CDS encoding DNA/RNA non-specific endonuclease, with the protein MKKIFALLIAALSVAFVACGDEKTDNGNDWFLAPESSVDGTTVSLTCLTRFGDGVLEGLGAGFSCAALTDAGLDEFVDYTDVTVDGNRLSARVSGLQPETTYVFYAYAELPMGRTRSVSAAFETGKGGDDPGPGPDPDPDPDSGLTKYTGWAELPAVQDRPDDYYYAAHYCNGAPGGRNYSVCYSKDMRGPIWVAYPMHESYTKGTAGGQNQDWKFDPAIPAFVQPDLSSSYKASGDGSFSRGHMLASNDRQSDKATNKQTFYYTNMSPQIQNGFNGGIWATFEKKCHNMICSDTLYMVTGAYFANENTTCKDNSNPQKTVIVPTHFYKVLIRSKSGNTGRPLWELSADEIECAGYWFEHKAYSGASPSQFIKSVAWIEEKTKLSFFTNVPNAPKEKLDAAFWNKI; encoded by the coding sequence ATGAAAAAGATTTTTGCGCTTCTGATTGCGGCCCTTTCCGTGGCCTTTGTCGCCTGCGGGGATGAAAAGACGGATAACGGGAACGACTGGTTCCTCGCGCCCGAATCCTCGGTCGACGGCACGACGGTCTCCCTGACCTGCCTCACGCGCTTCGGCGACGGGGTGTTGGAGGGACTCGGCGCGGGATTTTCCTGCGCGGCGCTGACCGACGCGGGGCTCGACGAGTTCGTCGACTATACGGATGTCACGGTCGACGGCAACCGTCTGTCGGCCCGGGTGAGCGGCCTTCAGCCCGAGACGACCTACGTTTTCTATGCCTATGCCGAACTGCCGATGGGGCGCACTCGAAGCGTCTCGGCCGCATTCGAGACCGGCAAAGGCGGTGATGATCCCGGTCCGGGGCCCGACCCTGATCCCGATCCCGATTCCGGACTGACCAAATATACGGGATGGGCGGAATTGCCTGCCGTTCAGGATCGTCCCGACGACTATTACTATGCGGCCCACTACTGCAACGGTGCGCCGGGCGGCCGCAATTATTCGGTCTGTTACAGCAAGGATATGCGCGGTCCGATTTGGGTGGCCTATCCGATGCACGAGAGCTATACGAAGGGTACTGCCGGCGGACAGAATCAGGATTGGAAATTCGATCCTGCCATTCCTGCTTTTGTTCAGCCCGATCTGAGTTCCTCGTATAAGGCCAGCGGCGACGGCAGTTTCTCGCGCGGCCATATGCTTGCGTCGAATGACCGGCAGTCGGACAAGGCGACCAATAAACAGACTTTTTACTATACGAATATGTCGCCGCAAATTCAGAACGGATTCAATGGCGGTATTTGGGCGACGTTCGAAAAGAAGTGTCATAACATGATTTGTTCCGACACGCTCTATATGGTGACGGGGGCCTATTTCGCCAATGAAAATACGACTTGCAAGGATAATTCCAATCCGCAGAAGACGGTCATCGTGCCGACGCATTTCTATAAGGTGCTGATTCGTTCGAAGAGCGGTAATACGGGCAGGCCGCTCTGGGAGCTTTCGGCTGATGAAATTGAATGTGCGGGTTATTGGTTCGAGCATAAGGCCTATTCGGGCGCAAGTCCGTCGCAGTTCATCAAGTCGGTGGCGTGGATCGAGGAGAAGACGAAGCTGTCGTTCTTTACCAACGTTCCCAATGCGCCGAAGGAGAAACTCGACGCCGCTTTCTGGAATAAGATATAG
- a CDS encoding TIGR01212 family radical SAM protein (This family includes YhcC from E. coli K-12, an uncharacterized radical SAM protein.) encodes MIYPWGDGRRFNSYAGYFRRMFGGRVQKLSVDAGFTCPNRDGTVGKGGCTFCDNGAFTPSYCTPAKSIRQQIDEGIEFHRNRYRTARQYLVYFQSFSNTYAPLERLKELYGEALAHPEVAGIVVGTRPDCVDEAKLDWFAELARDRYVALEYGIESTCDASLRAVNRGHDFACARRAVEMTAERGLPVGAHFILGLPGETDEMLLAQTARINALPLTTVKFHQLQVFRSTPMAAEYDADPGRFRFWEPDEYIDLFVEILRRLRPDLVVERFASEAPPRYHYGRNWGLIRNEQLLARLEKRLEERNVYQGEFFTIFAENNFE; translated from the coding sequence ATGATCTATCCTTGGGGCGACGGGCGGCGGTTCAACTCCTATGCGGGTTATTTTCGCCGGATGTTCGGCGGCCGGGTTCAGAAACTCTCGGTCGATGCGGGTTTTACCTGCCCCAATCGCGACGGCACTGTTGGAAAAGGAGGGTGTACGTTCTGTGACAACGGGGCGTTTACACCCTCTTACTGCACCCCTGCGAAGAGCATCCGGCAGCAGATCGACGAGGGCATCGAGTTCCACCGCAACCGCTACCGTACGGCCCGGCAATATCTGGTCTATTTCCAGTCGTTTTCCAACACCTATGCCCCGCTGGAGCGTCTGAAAGAGCTTTACGGCGAGGCGCTGGCGCATCCCGAAGTGGCAGGCATCGTCGTCGGCACGCGCCCCGACTGCGTGGACGAGGCGAAACTCGACTGGTTCGCCGAATTGGCCCGCGACCGCTATGTGGCCCTCGAATACGGCATCGAATCCACCTGCGACGCCTCATTGCGGGCCGTCAACCGCGGCCACGATTTCGCCTGCGCCCGCCGGGCCGTGGAGATGACCGCCGAGCGGGGGCTGCCCGTCGGGGCGCACTTCATACTGGGGCTTCCGGGCGAGACCGACGAGATGCTGCTGGCGCAGACCGCGCGGATCAACGCCCTGCCGCTCACGACCGTGAAGTTCCACCAACTGCAGGTCTTCCGCTCGACGCCGATGGCCGCCGAGTACGACGCCGATCCCGGGCGTTTCCGCTTCTGGGAGCCCGACGAGTACATCGACCTGTTCGTCGAAATCCTCCGCCGCCTGCGTCCGGATCTGGTCGTCGAACGCTTCGCCTCGGAGGCGCCTCCGCGCTACCATTACGGCCGCAACTGGGGGCTGATACGCAACGAGCAACTGCTCGCCCGGCTTGAGAAAAGATTGGAGGAACGCAATGTCTATCAAGGCGAATTTTTTACTATCTTCGCCGAAAATAACTTTGAATAA
- a CDS encoding YitT family protein → MKSISPDIVLKPVKEYILMAVGMLMYSFGWIGCILPAGGVGGGAAGLSLVLCKALSAAGIDLQIGTMVFIINAVLLLVAGFIVGWNFGLKTIFCVVVISLGMNFWQEALPEGNFLGIEPLLAVVLGGILAGAGIALCFTQGGSTGGTDIVAMVINKYRTVSYGKILIYSDFVIIGSSLLVGMGISAVIYGYVMTAVVGYTVDLIMAGNQQSSQVFIVTHDYEKMAQAIVDNIHRGVTLIDSQGWYSKERSKIVMVVCRKRETAMILKFVKTIDPDAFMTVGSVMGVYGKGFQAIGKG, encoded by the coding sequence ATGAAATCCATTTCCCCGGATATCGTGCTGAAGCCTGTCAAGGAGTATATTCTGATGGCCGTCGGCATGTTGATGTACTCTTTCGGCTGGATCGGCTGTATCCTTCCGGCCGGCGGTGTAGGCGGCGGCGCGGCAGGTCTGTCGCTCGTGCTGTGCAAGGCCCTTTCGGCGGCGGGGATCGACCTGCAGATCGGTACGATGGTCTTCATCATCAATGCCGTCCTGCTGCTCGTGGCCGGTTTCATCGTGGGGTGGAATTTCGGCCTCAAGACCATCTTCTGCGTGGTGGTCATTTCTCTGGGCATGAACTTTTGGCAGGAGGCGCTTCCCGAAGGCAATTTCCTCGGCATCGAGCCGCTTCTGGCGGTCGTGCTGGGCGGTATTCTGGCCGGTGCCGGCATCGCGCTGTGTTTCACGCAGGGCGGTTCGACGGGCGGCACGGACATCGTGGCGATGGTTATCAACAAGTACCGCACGGTCAGCTATGGCAAGATACTCATCTACTCCGATTTCGTCATCATCGGCTCTTCGCTGCTCGTGGGCATGGGCATCAGCGCCGTGATCTACGGCTATGTGATGACGGCTGTCGTGGGCTATACGGTCGATTTGATCATGGCGGGCAACCAGCAGTCGAGTCAGGTTTTCATCGTCACGCACGACTACGAAAAGATGGCCCAAGCGATTGTTGACAACATACACCGCGGGGTCACGCTCATCGACTCGCAGGGATGGTATTCGAAGGAGCGTTCGAAGATCGTCATGGTCGTCTGCCGCAAGCGCGAGACGGCGATGATCCTGAAATTCGTCAAGACCATCGATCCCGACGCCTTTATGACCGTCGGTTCGGTCATGGGCGTCTACGGCAAGGGATTTCAGGCGATAGGGAAGGGCTGA